Proteins encoded within one genomic window of Couchioplanes caeruleus:
- a CDS encoding acyl dehydratase, protein MPAWRLDAPAGTPLPPWELAVTPTVVISTALATRDFQDVHHDRDAAVRRGGRDIFLNILTTAGLVQRYVTDWAGPDVTLRGMAIRLGAPCHAYDTLTFTGQAREARDGERVVTVSGRTAVGEHVAATVRVAS, encoded by the coding sequence TTGCCGGCGTGGCGCCTCGACGCCCCGGCGGGGACCCCGCTGCCGCCCTGGGAACTGGCGGTGACCCCCACCGTCGTGATCAGCACGGCCCTGGCCACCCGCGACTTCCAGGACGTCCACCACGACCGGGACGCGGCGGTGCGGCGCGGCGGCAGGGACATCTTCCTCAACATCCTGACCACCGCCGGGCTGGTGCAGCGCTACGTCACCGACTGGGCCGGACCGGACGTCACCCTGCGCGGCATGGCGATCCGCCTCGGCGCGCCGTGCCACGCCTACGACACCCTCACCTTCACCGGGCAGGCCCGCGAGGCCCGCGACGGCGAGCGGGTGGTCACGGTGAGCGGCCGTACGGCGGTGGGCGAGCACGTCGCGGCGACGGTGCGGGTGGCGTCGTGA
- a CDS encoding acyl-CoA dehydrogenase family protein, which yields MFIDLSEDQRALRDRLRAYLEGLLSPEQRAALRYERHGPVHREVVARLGRDGWLGLGFPTRYGGGGHGPVEQQILGNEAARADVPLPAVTLQTVAPTLLAYGTPEQKDFFLPRILAGELHFAIGYTEPEAGTDLAALRTRAVRDGNGYVVNGQKTFTTGAHDADYLWLACRTDPDAPKHKGLSVLIVDTRDPGYTWTPIITCDGAHHVNAVYLSDVRVPVSMRVGPENGGWRLLTTQLNHERVMLGPAGRLAAFHTRVRAWVGAHPGLRDEPDVRRSLGRAYACLRLNELLNWQVAGGEPAAADASATKVFSSEWVLRIGHELEQLVGRHGDPDDPATAELMSWLDLQAQRNLVLTFGGGVNEIQRELIASAGLGLPRVPR from the coding sequence TTGTTCATCGACCTGTCTGAGGACCAGCGGGCGCTGCGCGACCGGCTCCGTGCGTACCTGGAAGGCCTGCTCTCGCCGGAGCAGCGCGCCGCACTGCGCTACGAACGGCACGGACCGGTCCACCGGGAGGTGGTCGCCCGGCTGGGCCGCGACGGCTGGCTCGGCCTCGGCTTCCCCACCCGCTACGGCGGTGGCGGCCACGGCCCGGTGGAGCAGCAGATCCTCGGGAACGAGGCGGCCCGTGCGGACGTCCCGCTGCCCGCCGTCACCCTGCAGACGGTGGCGCCGACCCTGCTCGCGTACGGAACGCCCGAGCAGAAGGACTTCTTCCTGCCCCGCATTCTCGCGGGCGAGCTCCACTTCGCGATCGGCTACACCGAGCCGGAGGCGGGCACCGACCTGGCCGCGCTGCGCACCCGGGCGGTACGCGACGGCAACGGGTACGTCGTCAACGGCCAGAAGACGTTCACCACCGGCGCGCACGACGCCGACTATCTGTGGCTCGCCTGCCGGACGGACCCGGACGCGCCGAAGCACAAGGGCCTGTCCGTGCTCATCGTCGACACCCGCGACCCCGGCTACACCTGGACGCCGATCATCACCTGCGACGGGGCGCACCACGTGAACGCGGTCTATCTCAGCGACGTCCGCGTGCCGGTGTCGATGCGGGTCGGTCCCGAGAACGGCGGCTGGCGCCTGCTGACCACCCAGCTCAACCACGAGCGGGTGATGCTCGGCCCGGCCGGGCGGCTGGCGGCCTTCCACACGCGGGTGCGGGCCTGGGTGGGTGCGCACCCGGGCCTGCGGGACGAGCCCGACGTGCGCCGGTCGCTCGGCCGGGCGTACGCCTGCCTGCGTCTCAACGAGCTGCTCAACTGGCAGGTCGCCGGCGGCGAGCCGGCGGCGGCGGACGCCTCCGCCACCAAGGTCTTCTCGTCGGAGTGGGTGCTGCGGATCGGCCACGAGCTCGAGCAGCTCGTCGGCCGCCACGGCGACCCGGACGACCCCGCGACCGCCGAGTTGATGTCCTGGCTGGACCTGCAGGCCCAGCGCAACCTCGTGCTGACCTTCGGCGGCGGGGTCAACGAGATCCAGCGGGAACTGATCGCGTCCGCGGGCCTCGGCCTGCCCCGGGTGCCGAGGTAG
- a CDS encoding acyl-CoA dehydrogenase family protein, with amino-acid sequence MGPDFELDEAQDAIVRLAGEVLDDDAGTPDRLGKALGEAGLLTLAVPERLGGAGLGVLENALVITEIARRGGAVPAVSTLGLGVPPVLRWADPDRHRELLAGVGEGRVLTAALAEPGDPLPVTPRTTATAGWTVTGTKTGVPDAEQAHRILVPVSLETGGLAVALVDPAAHGVTLRRSATSSGIAEFTVRMDAVVAEPLGPAADGRCVADLHRCAVAATCAAGDGALAGALRLTASHVRSRQQFGRPLATFQAVAQQIADVYVTSRTLHLAVLAACWGLDTSHEAADDDLWVAAYWLTSEALAALRSCHHLHGGLGLAADYPLHRYGALLRDLARRLGGAEHCLHRLGGRVVHRPV; translated from the coding sequence ATGGGTCCCGACTTCGAACTGGACGAGGCGCAGGACGCGATCGTCCGCCTGGCCGGCGAGGTGCTGGACGACGACGCCGGGACCCCGGACCGCCTCGGGAAGGCCCTCGGTGAAGCGGGCCTGCTCACCCTTGCCGTGCCGGAGCGTCTCGGCGGCGCGGGGCTGGGTGTCCTGGAGAACGCCCTGGTCATCACCGAGATCGCCCGCCGCGGCGGCGCGGTCCCGGCGGTGTCCACACTCGGCCTCGGCGTGCCGCCGGTACTGCGCTGGGCGGATCCCGACCGGCACCGCGAGCTGCTGGCCGGGGTGGGTGAGGGCCGGGTCCTGACGGCGGCCCTGGCCGAGCCGGGTGATCCGCTACCCGTCACCCCGCGCACCACGGCCACCGCGGGGTGGACGGTCACCGGCACGAAGACCGGCGTGCCCGACGCCGAGCAGGCCCATCGCATCCTCGTGCCGGTGAGCCTGGAGACCGGCGGCCTCGCGGTCGCCCTGGTCGATCCGGCCGCCCACGGCGTCACGCTGCGGCGCTCGGCCACGTCGTCCGGCATCGCGGAGTTCACCGTACGGATGGATGCGGTGGTCGCGGAGCCGCTCGGTCCCGCCGCCGACGGACGGTGCGTCGCCGACCTGCACCGCTGTGCCGTCGCCGCGACCTGCGCCGCCGGCGACGGCGCGCTGGCCGGGGCGTTGCGGTTGACCGCCAGCCACGTGCGGAGCAGGCAGCAGTTCGGACGCCCGCTCGCTACCTTCCAGGCGGTCGCCCAGCAGATCGCCGACGTGTACGTCACCTCGCGCACGCTGCACCTCGCCGTGCTGGCCGCCTGCTGGGGCCTGGACACCTCCCACGAGGCCGCGGACGACGATCTGTGGGTCGCCGCGTACTGGCTGACCAGCGAGGCGCTCGCGGCCCTGCGCTCCTGCCACCACCTGCACGGCGGCCTGGGCCTGGCCGCCGACTACCCGCTGCACCGCTACGGCGCCCTGCTGCGCGACCTGGCCCGCCGTCTCGGCGGCGCCGAACACTGCCTGCACCGGCTGGGAGGGCGCGTTGTTCATCGACCTGTCTGA
- the kstR gene encoding cholesterol catabolism transcriptional regulator KstR has product MAASRTNTSNGAGRNALAGADAQQGSAAQRDRRRRILEATLALASKGGYDAVQMRTVAERAEVALGTLYRYFPSKIHLLVSALVLEFEMIQEKLDRKPVPGDTPHERTLHVLGRMTRVMQREPLLTEAMTRAFMFADPSASAEVNAVARLMEEMLTNAMHDGEPTPDDRAKARVIGDVWLSNLVAWVTRRASANDVVNHLELATRLLLR; this is encoded by the coding sequence ATGGCAGCGTCGAGAACGAATACCAGTAACGGTGCCGGCCGCAACGCGCTCGCCGGCGCGGACGCGCAGCAGGGCTCCGCCGCTCAGCGGGATCGGCGCCGCCGGATCCTCGAGGCGACCCTGGCACTGGCCTCCAAGGGTGGCTACGACGCCGTCCAGATGCGCACCGTCGCCGAGCGGGCGGAGGTGGCGCTCGGCACGCTGTACCGCTACTTTCCCTCCAAGATCCATCTCCTGGTCTCGGCCCTGGTGCTGGAGTTCGAGATGATCCAGGAGAAGCTGGACCGCAAGCCGGTGCCGGGAGACACCCCGCACGAGCGGACTCTGCACGTGCTCGGCCGGATGACCCGGGTGATGCAGCGCGAGCCGCTGCTCACCGAGGCGATGACGCGCGCGTTCATGTTCGCCGACCCGTCGGCCAGCGCCGAGGTCAACGCCGTCGCCCGGCTCATGGAGGAGATGCTCACCAACGCCATGCACGACGGCGAGCCGACCCCGGACGACCGGGCGAAGGCCCGCGTGATCGGCGACGTGTGGCTGTCCAACCTGGTGGCCTGGGTGACCCGGCGGGCCTCGGCCAACGACGTGGTCAACCACCTGGAGCTGGCCACCCGCCTGCTGCTGCGCTGA
- a CDS encoding type II toxin-antitoxin system Rv0910 family toxin has product MPKVSVSAGAAAEPQKVWQVLVDLPRVAEWNTMHEGFTGEIPSTLDTGTTYRQKVKLMGMPAEMSWRVTGAEAGERLEQSGDGPMGVKAKSRFTIEPSGSGSQITYEMEFIGPALAGPMATMLEKQAGTAAQQSLAKLTALLG; this is encoded by the coding sequence ATGCCCAAGGTCAGTGTCTCGGCCGGTGCCGCGGCCGAACCGCAGAAAGTCTGGCAAGTGTTGGTGGACCTTCCGCGGGTCGCCGAGTGGAACACGATGCATGAGGGCTTCACCGGCGAGATTCCGTCGACTCTCGACACGGGCACGACCTACCGGCAGAAGGTGAAGCTGATGGGCATGCCCGCGGAGATGTCCTGGAGGGTGACGGGCGCGGAGGCGGGGGAGCGGCTCGAGCAGTCCGGCGACGGCCCGATGGGAGTCAAGGCGAAGAGCAGATTCACGATCGAGCCGTCCGGGAGCGGTTCGCAGATCACATACGAGATGGAGTTCATCGGCCCCGCGCTGGCCGGGCCGATGGCGACCATGCTCGAGAAGCAGGCCGGCACCGCCGCGCAGCAGTCCCTGGCGAAGCTGACGGCCCTGCTCGGCTGA
- a CDS encoding PaaI family thioesterase: protein MRAVNGRTDPAGPARLRRRRRAVSDLGDALRALVELATATEAPADDLERATESVRAAAALLGGRVRDRSSLPSTDDLLDGVRMYNPVTGSGSALAPPLHIEQAGDLTIGTCTLGLAFEGPPSYAHGGMSALLLDQLLGYAVSASGHPGMTVRLDTSYRAPVPLQTPLRLTARVTAIDGRRVTASGAIATAAEPDTVLVAATGTFVALSADQARRLFGAVWDSGSRAG, encoded by the coding sequence CTGCGCGCGGTGAACGGCCGTACGGACCCGGCCGGCCCGGCCCGGCTGCGCCGCCGGCGGCGCGCCGTCAGCGATCTCGGCGACGCGCTGCGCGCCCTGGTCGAGCTGGCCACGGCCACCGAGGCCCCGGCCGACGACCTCGAGCGCGCGACCGAGAGCGTCCGAGCGGCCGCGGCCCTGCTCGGCGGTCGCGTGCGCGACCGATCCAGCCTGCCCAGCACCGACGACCTGCTCGACGGCGTCCGGATGTACAACCCGGTGACCGGCAGCGGCAGCGCCCTGGCCCCGCCGCTGCACATCGAACAAGCGGGCGACCTCACCATCGGCACCTGCACCCTGGGCCTGGCCTTCGAGGGTCCACCCAGCTACGCCCACGGCGGCATGAGCGCGCTGCTGCTCGACCAGCTCCTCGGATATGCGGTGAGCGCCTCGGGACACCCGGGCATGACGGTGCGGCTCGACACCTCGTACCGGGCGCCGGTGCCCCTGCAGACTCCCCTGCGCCTGACCGCCCGGGTGACCGCGATCGACGGACGGCGGGTGACCGCCTCCGGGGCCATCGCCACGGCCGCGGAGCCGGACACCGTCCTGGTCGCCGCCACCGGCACCTTCGTCGCCCTCAGCGCCGACCAGGCCCGGCGCCTCTTCGGCGCGGTCTGGGACTCCGGCTCCCGGGCCGGCTGA
- a CDS encoding BTAD domain-containing putative transcriptional regulator encodes MDLRVLGGVEAYRDGRPVDLGHLRQRSVLAVLLVEAGRPVSADELIERVWADSAPQRARGALHNYLSGLRQALAPDIRIDRQPSGYCLCVDPLAVDAHRFRHLVGQARAGDASDDLFDEALGLWRGRPFGSLDTPWFNEVREALERERHAAMLDRNDRALARGRHAELVEDLVAAASTHPMDERLTGQLMLALYRNGRQADALRHYETSRRQLADELGVDPSPALQALHLKMLTDGAEMAYARASTPSPSSLASAPTSTVATSEPSARRSWSAAAAIALALAATTIAVIAWTRDAGRPPVVPAVIASPQPGVSPLSGDIPDATIVAIVNQRSATSTSAAYVVDVENWSTDEGGRTHLWHWREDGDFRNQLWRARQLPGGEHWFVNMLSGKCLSGDPSAREVVQSACSVTAPAQHWTIRDDGLLSSGDGAKCLKVRDDLLLEGTGLQMVDCRQTWSQQWHLVRRP; translated from the coding sequence TTGGATCTCCGGGTCCTCGGTGGCGTGGAGGCCTACCGCGATGGCCGGCCGGTCGACCTGGGTCACCTGCGGCAGCGGAGCGTCCTGGCGGTCCTGCTGGTGGAGGCCGGTCGGCCTGTCTCCGCCGACGAGCTCATCGAGCGGGTTTGGGCGGACAGCGCACCGCAGCGCGCCCGCGGCGCGCTGCACAACTACTTGTCCGGACTGCGACAGGCACTTGCCCCCGACATCCGCATCGACCGGCAACCCAGCGGCTATTGCCTGTGTGTCGACCCGCTCGCTGTCGACGCCCACCGCTTTCGCCACCTCGTCGGACAGGCCCGTGCCGGAGATGCCTCGGACGACCTCTTCGACGAGGCGCTCGGGCTGTGGCGCGGCCGCCCGTTCGGCTCCCTGGACACGCCATGGTTCAACGAGGTGCGCGAGGCACTGGAACGCGAGCGGCACGCCGCCATGCTGGATCGCAACGACCGCGCGCTGGCGCGAGGGCGGCATGCGGAACTGGTCGAAGACCTGGTGGCGGCCGCCTCCACGCACCCGATGGACGAGCGGCTGACCGGGCAACTGATGCTGGCCCTGTATCGCAACGGCCGTCAGGCCGACGCGCTACGTCACTACGAGACGAGCCGGCGACAGCTTGCCGACGAGCTCGGCGTCGATCCGAGCCCGGCGTTGCAGGCCCTGCACCTGAAGATGCTGACCGACGGCGCGGAGATGGCGTACGCGCGGGCCAGCACCCCGTCGCCGTCGTCCCTGGCCTCCGCTCCCACGTCGACGGTGGCGACTTCCGAGCCGTCCGCCAGGCGGTCATGGTCGGCGGCGGCCGCCATCGCACTGGCTCTCGCGGCCACCACGATTGCTGTCATCGCCTGGACGCGGGATGCCGGCCGACCCCCGGTCGTCCCGGCGGTGATCGCGTCGCCGCAGCCCGGCGTCTCTCCCTTGAGTGGCGACATCCCCGACGCAACGATCGTGGCGATCGTCAACCAACGCTCGGCCACGTCCACCTCGGCCGCGTACGTGGTGGACGTCGAGAACTGGTCGACGGACGAAGGTGGGCGTACCCATCTCTGGCATTGGCGCGAGGACGGCGACTTTCGCAACCAGTTGTGGCGGGCCCGGCAACTACCTGGCGGCGAACACTGGTTCGTGAACATGCTGAGCGGCAAGTGCCTGTCCGGCGATCCCTCCGCGCGTGAGGTCGTCCAGTCCGCCTGCTCAGTGACTGCTCCAGCCCAGCACTGGACGATCCGCGACGACGGCCTGCTGAGTAGCGGCGACGGCGCGAAATGCCTGAAAGTCCGCGACGACCTGCTGCTCGAGGGCACCGGCCTGCAGATGGTCGACTGCCGGCAGACCTGGAGTCAGCAGTGGCACCTGGTCCGGCGTCCCTGA
- a CDS encoding helix-turn-helix transcriptional regulator, whose translation MGDDLAADITSVAALGEPVRRDLYRYVVAQDEPVSRESAATATGVAHHVAKFNLDRLVTDGLLEVEYRRPPGRSGPGAGRPTKLYRRAARDISVSLPERHYDLAGQILAEAITITERDHVPMSTALHTAAREAGRHLADSPAAASGTQHPICTALARAGYEPRTVDGEVLLANCPFHNLAQRYTALVCGVNLDLIDGLLEALDADDLHARLDPGPDRCCVTIGRD comes from the coding sequence ATGGGCGACGATCTTGCGGCCGACATCACCAGCGTCGCGGCGCTGGGCGAGCCGGTCCGCCGCGACCTCTACCGGTACGTCGTCGCCCAGGACGAGCCGGTCAGCCGGGAAAGCGCCGCCACGGCGACGGGGGTCGCCCACCATGTCGCCAAGTTCAACCTCGACCGGCTCGTCACCGACGGACTCCTCGAGGTCGAGTACCGCCGTCCTCCCGGCCGCAGCGGCCCCGGCGCGGGCCGCCCCACCAAGCTCTACCGCCGCGCCGCCCGCGACATCTCCGTGAGCCTGCCCGAACGCCACTACGACCTCGCCGGCCAGATCCTCGCCGAGGCCATCACCATCACCGAGCGCGACCACGTGCCGATGAGTACGGCCTTGCACACGGCGGCACGCGAAGCCGGGCGGCACCTCGCCGACAGCCCCGCAGCCGCGTCCGGGACGCAGCACCCGATCTGCACGGCCCTCGCTCGCGCCGGTTACGAACCCCGCACCGTCGACGGCGAGGTGCTCCTCGCCAACTGCCCGTTCCACAACCTCGCCCAGCGCTACACCGCACTGGTCTGCGGCGTGAACCTGGACCTGATCGACGGACTCCTCGAAGCTCTCGACGCCGACGATCTCCACGCGCGCCTCGACCCCGGCCCGGACCGCTGCTGCGTCACCATCGGCCGAGACTGA
- a CDS encoding cytochrome P450 family protein, with protein sequence MTATSPPVHGLLWDTAPACRVELPDGSPVRLVTRYADVRALLADSRLSVDKSNGNGSWRGFSLPPALDANLLNMDPPHHTRIRTLVSRAFTPRRVEGLRPRIQETADALLDAVAARDEADLVRDYAGPLPVAVICDLLGVPEADRADFRSWTDTMLDPPQGDRAAAARAIGAIHAYLEKLLAAKRADPADDLLSALIAAREGGDRLSEDELTSLAFLLLFAGYENTVHAIGTGLLTLLRHPELPRDSPQLGSTIEELLRYEPPAPVLLRRFATEDVDVCGVVVPRGETVLLVVGAANRDPEAFPEPGEVTPGRAGSHLSFGHGIHYCVAAPLARIELEIAIGTVLRRFPGLRLAVPEGELRWRPSFRARGLSSLPVLLT encoded by the coding sequence ATGACAGCAACCTCGCCCCCGGTCCACGGCCTGCTGTGGGACACGGCGCCCGCCTGCCGGGTGGAGCTGCCGGACGGTTCGCCGGTCCGGCTGGTGACCCGGTACGCGGACGTCCGCGCCCTGCTCGCCGACTCGCGGCTGTCCGTGGACAAGAGCAACGGGAACGGGAGCTGGCGCGGTTTCTCGCTCCCACCGGCGCTGGACGCCAACCTGCTGAACATGGATCCGCCGCATCACACGCGCATCCGTACGCTCGTGTCGCGCGCGTTCACCCCCCGCCGGGTGGAGGGCCTCCGGCCGCGGATCCAGGAGACCGCCGACGCTCTGCTGGACGCCGTCGCCGCTCGGGACGAGGCGGATCTCGTCCGCGACTACGCCGGTCCCCTGCCGGTGGCCGTCATCTGCGACCTGCTCGGCGTTCCGGAAGCGGACCGGGCGGACTTCCGGTCCTGGACCGACACGATGCTCGACCCGCCCCAGGGTGACCGCGCCGCCGCGGCGCGCGCCATCGGCGCCATCCACGCCTATCTGGAGAAGCTGCTCGCGGCCAAGCGCGCCGACCCCGCCGACGACCTGCTCTCAGCGCTGATCGCCGCGCGGGAGGGCGGGGACAGGCTCAGCGAGGACGAGCTGACGTCGCTGGCCTTCCTGCTGCTGTTCGCCGGCTACGAGAACACCGTTCATGCCATCGGTACGGGGCTGCTGACACTGTTGCGCCATCCCGAGCTGCCGAGGGACTCGCCACAGCTAGGGTCGACGATCGAGGAGCTGCTGCGCTACGAGCCGCCCGCTCCCGTGCTCCTGCGGCGCTTCGCCACCGAGGATGTCGACGTCTGCGGGGTCGTGGTGCCGCGCGGGGAAACCGTCCTTCTCGTGGTGGGCGCGGCCAACCGCGACCCCGAGGCGTTTCCGGAGCCCGGCGAGGTGACTCCGGGTCGTGCCGGCAGCCATCTGAGCTTCGGCCACGGCATCCATTACTGCGTGGCCGCCCCGCTGGCGCGGATCGAGCTCGAGATCGCCATCGGTACGGTGCTGCGCCGTTTCCCCGGGCTGCGGCTGGCCGTGCCCGAGGGCGAGCTGAGGTGGCGCCCGTCGTTCCGCGCCCGCGGCCTCAGCTCCCTCCCGGTGTTGCTGACCTGA
- a CDS encoding GMC oxidoreductase: MYHHPAPRSRAVSRRNLLKGSAAAAVLGASLGPLARASAAGATLVDGDHVNALVIGSGYGGAVTALRLTQAGITTNVVEMGMAWNTPGPDGKIFCNMLRPDQRSYWLRTSTDQPLGYFLGIPANKAIGKYTGVLDSERFSGVRVYQGRGVGGGSLVNGGMAVQPLRSYFEEVLPSVDPKAMYDTYFPRANAALGVNYIDPAWFEAAECYRYARLSRNQANASGYRTTFVPNVYDFTYMAREQADTVPRSALASEVIYGNNHGKRTLDKTYLAAAAATGRLSVTSQHVVTAVKPAPAGGYAVTMTQIGTGGDPVARKTVRADRVFFAAGSIGTSKLLVAMKAAGALSGLPDAVGQGWGNNGNVMVARANHIWDTTGALQASMPAMGIDNWSDAAGPVFAEIAPFPTGVELWVSLYLAITRNPQRARFVFDTGTGAVDLTWQTAQNQPAIDAAKRVFDRLNATQFTVYRRDLFGPNKIWGDDFTYHPLGGCILNQATDNWGRLPGFPGLYVVDGSLLPGNIGVNPFVTITALAERNIEKIITTDLS; the protein is encoded by the coding sequence CGCCCGAGCCTCGGCCGCCGGCGCCACCCTCGTCGACGGCGACCACGTGAATGCGCTCGTCATCGGCAGTGGCTACGGCGGGGCGGTCACCGCGCTGCGCCTGACCCAGGCCGGCATCACCACCAACGTCGTCGAGATGGGGATGGCCTGGAACACCCCCGGACCGGACGGCAAGATCTTCTGCAACATGCTCCGCCCGGACCAGCGGTCGTACTGGCTGCGGACGTCGACCGACCAGCCCCTCGGCTACTTCCTCGGCATCCCGGCCAACAAGGCGATCGGCAAGTACACCGGCGTGCTCGACTCCGAGCGTTTCTCCGGCGTCCGCGTCTACCAGGGACGGGGTGTCGGCGGCGGCTCGCTCGTCAACGGAGGCATGGCGGTGCAGCCGCTGCGCAGCTACTTCGAGGAAGTACTGCCGTCGGTCGACCCCAAGGCCATGTACGACACGTACTTCCCGCGAGCCAACGCCGCCCTCGGCGTCAACTACATCGACCCGGCCTGGTTCGAGGCGGCGGAGTGCTACCGGTACGCCCGGCTCAGCCGCAATCAGGCCAACGCGTCCGGGTACCGCACCACGTTCGTCCCCAACGTGTACGACTTCACGTACATGGCGCGGGAACAGGCCGACACCGTGCCCCGCTCGGCCCTGGCCAGCGAGGTCATCTACGGCAACAACCACGGCAAACGTACGTTGGACAAGACCTACCTGGCCGCCGCGGCGGCGACCGGACGGCTGTCCGTGACATCGCAGCATGTCGTCACGGCCGTCAAGCCTGCACCCGCCGGCGGCTACGCCGTCACGATGACCCAGATCGGCACCGGGGGAGACCCGGTGGCCCGCAAGACCGTCCGCGCCGACCGGGTCTTCTTCGCCGCCGGAAGCATCGGCACCAGCAAGCTCCTGGTCGCGATGAAGGCGGCCGGCGCCTTGTCCGGGCTGCCCGACGCGGTGGGGCAGGGCTGGGGCAACAACGGCAACGTCATGGTCGCCCGGGCCAACCACATCTGGGACACCACCGGCGCGTTGCAGGCGAGCATGCCGGCCATGGGCATCGACAACTGGTCGGACGCCGCCGGTCCGGTCTTCGCGGAGATCGCGCCGTTCCCCACCGGCGTCGAGTTGTGGGTCAGCCTGTACCTGGCCATCACCCGCAATCCCCAGCGCGCCCGCTTCGTCTTCGACACCGGCACCGGTGCGGTCGACCTGACCTGGCAGACGGCCCAGAACCAGCCCGCCATCGATGCGGCGAAACGCGTCTTCGACCGCCTCAACGCCACCCAGTTCACCGTCTACCGCCGCGATCTGTTCGGTCCTAACAAGATCTGGGGCGACGACTTCACCTACCACCCGCTCGGCGGCTGCATCCTCAACCAGGCGACCGACAACTGGGGCCGTCTGCCCGGGTTCCCCGGCCTCTACGTCGTGGACGGCTCGCTGCTTCCGGGGAACATCGGGGTCAACCCGTTCGTCACCATCACCGCGCTCGCCGAACGCAACATCGAAAAGATCATCACGACCGACCTTTCCTGA